A window of the Lactuca sativa cultivar Salinas chromosome 7, Lsat_Salinas_v11, whole genome shotgun sequence genome harbors these coding sequences:
- the LOC111904267 gene encoding protein FAR-RED ELONGATED HYPOCOTYL 3-like, translated as MTELQRENLFEFGEVPEIDDRRCEEKSNEGWSDDAYTQQKTVFNPWYCIPSIPDCPEPILEPGPSHSLGPNDKLIVNQTYNTKKELAFAVKFKAVREKFQIKVEKSSKSRYQVVCMQENCHWRLYACVIKGTKMFEIKTFNDEHTCSSLLIHPNHRQHASEFALGLMMGTPEESFSKLPIYFHNLKKHNPGTVAYIKTDSDDRFEHCFFAIGCAIHAFRECCRKVIIMDGAHLKGNYKGTILHAVAMDGNNQILPIGYGICPKETTDSWTWFLEKLHECIGDVEGLTMVTNRAPAIAVSIQNVFPNDQHGLCGFHLIGNIVQTFGKNKKTAILFWKLVRAYKTTEFEFYWGRLRNIRDDVATYLGQIPREKWTRAYCPTTRYDYMTSNSAESMNARTCKEIVPKNQSKTKKRTGASGSGTKATEEEQTQATKNQWQHEPENQWTQHTEQQWQQQPDNQLTQQTKHQWQQHPDNQWTKQTEHQWQQELHNQWAQETEYQPQEAPQNQWQGCTEYQWQQEPDNQWT; from the exons ATGACTGAATTACAACGTGAAAATTTGTTCGAGTTTGGAGAAGTTCCTGAAATTGATGATCGAAGATGTGAGGAAAAATCAAATGAAGGGTGGTCGGATGATGCGTACACGCAACAAAAAACTGTTTTTAATCCATGGTATTGTATTCCTTCTATTCCTGATTGTCCAGAACCTATTCTTGAACCTGGACCATCACACAGTTTAGGTCCGAATGATAAATTAATTGTCAATCAAACCTATAACACCAAAAAAGAGCTAGCATTTGCTGTTAAATTCAAAGCCGTTAGAGAAAAGTTTCAGATAAAGGTtgaaaaatcttcaaaatctcgGTACCAGGTTGTTTGTATGCAAGAAAACTGTCATTGGCGTTTATACGCATGTGTCATTAAAGGAACAAAAATGTTTGAAATTAAGACGTTTAATGACGAGCATACATGTTCTTCATTGCTTATACACCCAAATCATAGGCAA CATGCTAGTGAATTTGCTTTGGGATTGATGATGGGAACCCCCGAAGAAAGTTTCTCCAAACTTCCAATTTATTTTCACAATCTGAAGAAACATAATCCTGGTACTGTGGCGTACATAAAAACTGATTCAGATGATCGTTTTGAGCATTGCTTTTTTGCTATTGGATGCgcg ATACATGCTTTCAGAGAGTGTTGTAGAAAAGTTATTATTATGGATGGTGCTCATTTGAAGGGAAACTACAAAGGCACCATCTTGCATGCAGTAGCCATGGATGGCAACAATCAGATCTTGCCTATTGGGTATGGAATTTGCCCAAAAGAGACTACagattcttggacatggtttcttGAAAAACTACATGAATGCATTGGTGATGTGGAAGGTCTGACAATGGTCACAAATAGAGCACCCGCAATTGCTGTAAGTATTCAAAATGTTTTTCCAAATGATCAACATGGATTGTGTGGTTTTCATCTAATAGGAAACATAGTCCAAACCtttggaaaaaacaaaaaaacagcaATTTTGTTTTGGAAGCTGGTAAGAGCTTACAAAACCACTGAGTTTGAATTCTATTGGGGGAGACTTCGTAATATAAGAGATGATGTAGCGACATATCTTGGTCAAATTCCACGTGAGAAATGGACCAGAGCGTATTGCCCTACCACGAGGTATGATTATATGACCTCAAATAGTGCGGAGTCCATGAATGCAAGGACGTGTAAGGAAATCGTTCCAAAGAACCAAAGTAAAACTAAAAAACGTACTGGGGCTTCAGGGAGTGGGACAAAAGCGACAGAAGAGGAACAGACGCAAGCGACCAAAAACCAATGGCAGCATGAGCCAGAGAACCAATGGACACAACATACCGAACAACAATGGCAGCAGCAGCCAGACAACCAATTGACACAACAGACCAAACATCAATGGCAGCAGCATCCAGACAACCAATGGACAAAACAGACCGAACATCAATGGCAGCAGGAGCTACATAACCAATGGGCACAAGAGACCGAATACCAACCGCAGGAAGCGCCACAGAACCAATGGCAGGGTTGCACCGAGTACCAATGGCAGCAAGAGCCAGATAACCAATGGACGTAA